In Flavobacterium endoglycinae, one DNA window encodes the following:
- a CDS encoding hydrolase/aminopeptidase, whose translation MKKLILVTLFLTAIACQKKEQTEKITAVVDEHSYSKPELAVVKHLDLDIKVDFNTQTISGKASWTIDNISKGNEIIFDENTLDITKVTLGDDEKETKFELGKDLEFHGKPLHITIEPNTTKVNIYYNTTKEAVALQWLKPEQTADKKKPFLFSQGESVWSRTWIPCQDSPGVRFTYNAKVTVPKDLLAVMSAVNPQKKNDTGVYTFKQDKAIPSYLMAIAVGDIEFQAIDKRTGVYAEPSMLKKSAWEFAELGNMVNAAEKLYGPYRWGRYDVLVLPPSFPYGGMENPNLTFLTPGVIAGDRSLTSLLAHELGHSWSGNLVTNATWDDIWLNEGFTTYVEHRIGEAIFGKKEFEMQNVITNKELVDNVAEYGNTSPDTRLKVSLTGRNPDDGISQIPYVKGYAFLRVIENAVGREKFDPFIKNYFDSHAFQSITTEDFVKYINENLIKGDKALADKIKLEDWIYKPGIPSNILPVSSADFDAIDAIQKSWRETGVAGLSKKITTTAEKQHFIDHLPADITTAEMDAIDKEFNFTKGGNFIIKRQWFVQALIHQYKPAYPAIEQFLIGISRTGSVMMLYKEMVKTPEGKVWAKQVFEKAKSGYHATTIQAVEGILN comes from the coding sequence ATGAAGAAACTAATCCTTGTCACTTTATTTCTGACAGCAATTGCCTGCCAGAAAAAAGAACAAACCGAAAAAATAACTGCTGTTGTCGACGAACACAGTTATTCTAAACCAGAATTGGCTGTCGTAAAACATCTTGATCTTGACATTAAAGTTGATTTTAACACTCAGACTATTTCAGGAAAAGCATCTTGGACGATTGACAACATCAGCAAAGGAAATGAAATTATTTTCGACGAAAACACTTTAGATATTACAAAAGTAACTTTAGGTGATGACGAAAAAGAAACCAAATTCGAACTTGGAAAAGATCTTGAATTCCACGGTAAACCACTTCATATTACCATTGAACCGAATACAACTAAAGTAAATATTTACTACAACACTACTAAAGAAGCCGTTGCTTTACAATGGTTGAAACCAGAACAGACAGCCGATAAAAAGAAACCATTTTTATTCTCACAAGGAGAAAGCGTTTGGTCTCGTACTTGGATTCCTTGTCAGGATTCGCCAGGCGTTCGTTTTACTTATAATGCAAAAGTTACCGTTCCTAAAGATTTATTAGCCGTTATGAGCGCTGTAAATCCGCAGAAGAAAAACGATACTGGAGTGTATACTTTTAAACAAGACAAAGCAATTCCATCTTATTTAATGGCAATTGCCGTTGGAGATATTGAATTTCAAGCGATCGATAAAAGAACTGGAGTTTACGCAGAACCATCAATGCTGAAAAAATCGGCTTGGGAATTTGCTGAACTTGGAAATATGGTGAATGCGGCCGAAAAATTATACGGACCATATCGTTGGGGACGTTACGACGTTTTGGTTTTACCACCAAGTTTTCCTTACGGCGGAATGGAGAATCCAAACCTTACTTTCTTAACTCCTGGTGTAATTGCAGGAGATCGTTCGTTAACAAGCTTATTAGCACACGAATTAGGACATAGCTGGAGCGGAAATTTAGTTACCAATGCCACTTGGGATGACATTTGGCTGAATGAAGGCTTCACAACGTATGTAGAACATAGAATTGGAGAAGCAATCTTCGGAAAGAAAGAATTTGAAATGCAAAATGTTATTACCAATAAAGAATTAGTTGATAATGTGGCAGAATACGGAAATACAAGCCCAGATACAAGATTAAAAGTAAGCTTGACAGGAAGAAATCCTGATGATGGAATCAGCCAAATCCCGTATGTAAAAGGGTATGCTTTTTTAAGAGTTATCGAAAACGCTGTTGGTCGCGAGAAATTCGATCCGTTTATCAAAAACTATTTTGATTCTCATGCCTTTCAATCCATTACAACAGAAGATTTTGTAAAATACATTAACGAAAATCTTATCAAAGGCGATAAAGCATTAGCTGATAAAATCAAATTAGAAGACTGGATTTACAAGCCGGGAATTCCATCAAACATACTTCCTGTAAGTTCAGCAGATTTTGATGCGATTGATGCTATCCAAAAAAGCTGGAGAGAAACTGGAGTTGCAGGTTTAAGCAAAAAAATAACAACTACAGCAGAAAAACAGCATTTTATAGACCATCTTCCAGCTGATATTACAACTGCAGAAATGGACGCAATTGATAAAGAATTCAACTTTACAAAAGGCGGTAACTTTATTATAAAACGTCAATGGTTTGTTCAAGCATTAATTCATCAATACAAACCGGCTTATCCTGCGATTGAGCAATTCTTAATCGGAATCAGCAGAACTGGATCTGTAATGATGCTTTATAAAGAAATGGTTAAAACTCCAGAAGGAAAAGTTTGGGCAAAACAGGTTTTTGAAAAAGCAAAATCTGGTTATCATGCTACAACAATCCAGGCCGTTGAAGGTATTTTAAATTAA
- a CDS encoding glycosyltransferase: MNQIKKLLIIGFVWPEPKSSAAGGRMMQLISIFKQNGFEITFASAAQDSDFMVDLSEFGVIKKSIELNSSSFDDFMAELHPDVVLFDRFMIEEQFGWRVTEKCPKAIRILDTEDLHCLRTARQKAFKENRNFEISDLLSEEVAKREIASILRCDVSLIISEFEMNILKDVFRINADLLFYLPFLVDEMKEEEFLKLPSFDERKSFVFIGNFLHEPNWNTVQYLKEAVWPLVKKDFPEAVLEVYGAYPSQKVLQLHQPKNGFYIMGRAEDANEIVKKARVVLAPIRFGAGLKGKLLEAMQCGTPSVTTSIGSEAMHSVLPWNGFVEDNPAEFAQKAIALYQDENLWKQSQKNGIEIINVCYQTSNYADSLISMVNELLKNSENHRLHNFMGNLLQHHAYKSTMYMSKWIEEKNK; the protein is encoded by the coding sequence ATGAATCAGATAAAAAAACTTTTAATTATTGGATTTGTCTGGCCTGAGCCAAAATCTTCTGCGGCAGGTGGAAGAATGATGCAGCTGATTTCGATTTTCAAACAAAACGGATTCGAAATTACTTTTGCGAGTGCTGCTCAGGATAGTGATTTTATGGTTGATTTGTCTGAATTTGGCGTAATCAAAAAAAGTATCGAACTTAATTCTTCAAGTTTTGATGATTTTATGGCTGAATTACACCCAGATGTGGTTTTATTTGACCGTTTTATGATTGAAGAACAATTTGGCTGGCGAGTGACTGAAAAATGTCCAAAAGCCATCCGAATTTTAGATACAGAAGATTTGCATTGTCTGAGAACCGCCAGACAAAAAGCTTTTAAAGAAAATAGAAATTTTGAAATTAGTGATTTATTATCTGAAGAAGTTGCAAAACGAGAAATTGCCAGTATTTTAAGATGTGATGTGTCGCTGATTATTTCTGAATTTGAAATGAATATCTTGAAAGATGTTTTCAGGATCAATGCAGATTTACTCTTTTATCTTCCGTTTTTAGTAGATGAAATGAAAGAAGAGGAGTTTTTGAAACTGCCTTCTTTTGATGAAAGAAAAAGTTTTGTTTTCATTGGAAATTTTCTTCATGAACCAAATTGGAATACGGTTCAATATTTAAAAGAAGCCGTTTGGCCTCTTGTTAAAAAAGATTTCCCAGAAGCTGTTTTGGAAGTTTACGGTGCTTATCCTTCGCAGAAAGTATTGCAATTGCATCAGCCTAAAAATGGTTTTTATATCATGGGAAGGGCAGAAGATGCCAATGAAATTGTGAAAAAAGCCAGAGTGGTTTTAGCACCAATTCGTTTTGGGGCAGGTTTAAAAGGGAAATTGTTGGAAGCTATGCAATGCGGAACGCCAAGTGTAACAACTTCGATTGGTTCTGAAGCGATGCATTCTGTTTTGCCGTGGAATGGATTTGTAGAAGATAATCCGGCTGAATTTGCTCAAAAAGCTATTGCGCTTTATCAGGATGAAAATCTTTGGAAACAATCTCAAAAAAATGGAATTGAAATCATTAATGTTTGTTATCAAACAAGCAATTATGCTGATTCGCTAATTTCGATGGTAAATGAATTATTAAAAAATTCAGAAAATCATCGTCTTCATAATTTTATGGGTAATTTATTGCAGCATCACGCCTATAAAAGCACGATGTATATGTCAAAATGGATTGAGGAGAAGAATAAATAG
- the miaE gene encoding tRNA-(ms[2]io[6]A)-hydroxylase, with the protein MLGLKLATDPRWVNIVESNIEEILTDHAWCEQKAASNAISIVTYNSEIEELVTEMLVIAREELEHFQMVHDIIKERGLTLGRERKDHYVNELFKFMKKDGSRRDALCDRLLFSAMIEARSCERFKVLSENIKDEKLAKFYRDLMISEAGHYTTFLGFARKYQDNVDIDKRWKEWIEYEGSIITNYGKNETVHG; encoded by the coding sequence ATGTTGGGATTAAAATTAGCTACAGACCCTCGCTGGGTAAATATTGTCGAGTCAAACATTGAAGAAATTTTGACCGATCATGCATGGTGCGAACAAAAAGCAGCTTCAAACGCGATTAGTATCGTTACCTATAATTCTGAAATAGAAGAGTTAGTAACCGAAATGCTGGTTATCGCAAGAGAAGAATTGGAACATTTTCAAATGGTTCATGACATCATAAAAGAACGCGGACTAACATTAGGCCGTGAACGAAAAGACCATTACGTAAATGAGCTTTTTAAATTCATGAAAAAAGATGGAAGCCGTCGAGATGCTCTTTGTGATCGTTTATTATTTTCAGCTATGATTGAAGCCAGAAGCTGTGAGCGTTTTAAAGTACTTTCAGAAAACATCAAAGATGAAAAATTAGCTAAATTTTATCGTGATTTAATGATTTCTGAAGCCGGACATTATACCACATTTTTAGGATTTGCCCGAAAATACCAAGACAATGTTGACATCGACAAACGATGGAAAGAATGGATTGAATATGAAGGTTCTATCATTACCAATTATGGTAAAAATGAAACCGTTCACGGATAA
- a CDS encoding AsmA-like C-terminal region-containing protein translates to MQKSKSRSIVFKIAKYFGITFAVLLGLLFLTPIVFEDQIKEQIKKTANERLSAELNYSDVSVSFFRHFPSLTLTLNNLSLNGSAPYKNEKFITASEVSFGINVASLIFSKSVKIDQIYLSDSFINVKVNPEGEANYNIYKSQSQAPESNDSTDTALKLERIEILNSKIVYDDKSTKVHFDAFNFNYLGKGDLNKAVFDLYSKAKIEKLNIVYDNEPYLMNKKIDADLITKVNVNSLSFFFEQNNLKINQLLVDFKGKFDILKDGYNMDLVLKSDNSDLYDVFTAFPPKYITWLSKTDLKGNTNLLLTVKGKYITSENIAPDLNLDVKVGNGFVNYNKSPIPVSNLNLEIKTKVPSLNPDLLTVDAKNVSLNINQDYIKSKFFLKGVDAPEINADFKAKIDLEKLTKALGIPDIELKGALIGDVKADGKFDQKNKLFPITKGNIDLEKGYLKTKYYPNPITNIVVKSKIDNQKGTFDDLKVKIKPIQFTFEGKPIFVEADLNNFNDLVYDIKAKGELDVNRIYKVFSQKGLDLDGFIKADLALKGKQSDAEKGNYSKLHNKGTLELRNIGIASEFLPKKFIIKEGIFRINQDKMSFNNFLAAYGQSDFKMNGYLQNVFNYATSHTGILKGSFNVSARYINVDEFMSNTAPNTSVTQNSASKTETKTGDNKQTGVIIIPTNLNLQLLANAQKVNFDKLNLQNATGTLTMKNGKLTMQNTGFNLIGCHVNMNANYQAVTPQKANFDYAIKASDFDIKRAYNEIDVFRKMASAAEKAQGIVSLDYQLKGRLNGNMEPVYPSLVGGGILSVKDVKIRGLKMFNAVSKKTNNESMKNPDVSKVDIKTTVKNNIMTIERFKFKFAGFRPRIEGTTSLDGKLNLKMRLGLPPLGIFGIPLTVTGTQDNPKVKVGRKTEDLEETKDTE, encoded by the coding sequence ATGCAAAAAAGTAAATCCAGATCAATCGTATTTAAAATTGCGAAGTATTTTGGGATCACTTTCGCCGTTCTTTTAGGGCTATTATTTTTAACTCCAATAGTTTTTGAGGACCAGATTAAAGAGCAAATCAAAAAAACGGCTAACGAAAGATTGAGCGCAGAATTAAATTATTCTGACGTTTCGGTTTCTTTTTTCCGCCATTTTCCGTCTCTTACCTTAACGCTTAACAACTTAAGCCTCAATGGTTCGGCACCATACAAAAATGAGAAATTCATTACTGCCAGCGAAGTTTCTTTTGGTATTAATGTCGCTAGTTTGATTTTCAGCAAATCGGTTAAAATTGACCAGATTTATTTATCAGATTCATTTATTAATGTTAAAGTAAATCCAGAAGGAGAAGCGAACTATAACATTTACAAGTCTCAATCTCAGGCTCCAGAATCAAATGACAGCACAGATACGGCTTTAAAACTAGAAAGAATCGAAATCTTAAACAGTAAAATTGTTTATGATGACAAATCTACCAAAGTACATTTTGATGCTTTTAATTTCAACTATTTAGGAAAAGGAGATTTAAATAAAGCTGTTTTCGATTTGTATTCTAAAGCCAAAATCGAAAAGCTAAATATCGTTTATGACAACGAACCGTATTTAATGAACAAAAAAATCGATGCCGATTTAATTACAAAAGTAAATGTAAACTCGTTATCATTTTTCTTCGAACAAAACAACCTCAAAATCAATCAGCTTTTAGTCGATTTCAAAGGAAAATTCGACATTTTAAAAGATGGTTACAACATGGATTTGGTTTTAAAATCAGACAATAGTGATTTGTATGATGTATTTACCGCTTTTCCACCAAAATACATTACTTGGCTTTCTAAAACTGATTTAAAAGGAAATACGAATTTACTTTTAACAGTGAAAGGCAAATACATTACATCCGAAAATATTGCTCCTGATTTAAATTTAGATGTAAAAGTCGGTAACGGATTTGTGAATTATAACAAAAGTCCAATTCCAGTTTCTAATTTAAATCTAGAGATTAAGACTAAAGTCCCGTCATTAAATCCAGATCTTTTGACGGTTGATGCTAAAAATGTTTCATTGAATATAAATCAGGATTATATAAAATCGAAGTTCTTTTTAAAAGGTGTCGATGCACCCGAAATCAATGCTGATTTTAAAGCAAAAATCGATCTTGAAAAACTAACAAAAGCGCTTGGAATTCCTGATATTGAGTTAAAAGGAGCTTTAATTGGCGATGTTAAAGCCGATGGAAAATTCGACCAAAAGAACAAACTTTTCCCAATTACCAAAGGAAATATTGACTTGGAAAAAGGATATTTAAAAACAAAATATTACCCAAATCCAATTACCAATATTGTTGTAAAATCTAAAATCGACAACCAAAAAGGAACTTTTGATGATTTAAAAGTTAAGATAAAACCAATTCAGTTTACGTTTGAAGGCAAACCAATTTTTGTTGAAGCTGATTTGAATAATTTCAACGATCTGGTTTACGACATTAAAGCAAAAGGCGAACTAGATGTTAACCGAATTTATAAAGTTTTCTCTCAAAAAGGACTTGATTTAGACGGTTTCATAAAAGCAGATTTAGCCTTAAAAGGAAAACAAAGCGACGCCGAAAAAGGCAATTACAGCAAACTACACAACAAAGGAACTCTTGAGTTGCGAAATATTGGCATTGCATCGGAATTTCTGCCTAAAAAATTCATTATCAAAGAAGGCATTTTCAGAATTAATCAGGATAAAATGTCTTTCAATAATTTCTTAGCCGCTTACGGGCAGTCAGATTTTAAAATGAATGGTTATTTACAAAACGTATTTAATTATGCAACAAGCCATACAGGGATTTTAAAAGGCTCTTTTAATGTTTCAGCGCGATACATCAACGTAGATGAATTTATGTCAAATACAGCTCCAAATACATCTGTAACACAAAATTCGGCTTCAAAGACAGAAACAAAAACTGGAGATAATAAACAAACAGGAGTCATTATTATTCCAACAAATTTAAATTTACAATTACTGGCAAATGCTCAAAAAGTAAATTTCGATAAATTAAACCTTCAGAATGCAACGGGAACTTTAACCATGAAAAACGGTAAATTAACCATGCAGAATACCGGCTTTAATTTAATTGGATGCCACGTAAACATGAATGCCAATTATCAGGCCGTGACTCCTCAAAAAGCCAATTTCGATTACGCTATAAAAGCTTCTGATTTTGACATTAAAAGAGCTTACAACGAAATTGATGTTTTTAGAAAAATGGCAAGTGCCGCTGAAAAGGCACAAGGAATTGTTTCGCTAGATTATCAGCTAAAAGGACGTTTAAATGGTAACATGGAACCTGTTTATCCTTCGCTTGTTGGAGGCGGAATTCTTTCTGTAAAAGATGTGAAAATACGAGGTTTGAAAATGTTTAATGCCGTAAGCAAAAAAACAAACAACGAATCGATGAAAAATCCTGATGTATCTAAAGTCGACATCAAAACGACCGTTAAAAACAACATCATGACCATAGAACGCTTTAAATTTAAATTTGCAGGCTTTAGACCAAGAATTGAAGGGACAACAAGCCTTGACGGAAAATTAAACTTAAAAATGCGTTTAGGATTACCTCCTCTTGGCATCTTCGGGATTCCGTTAACGGTTACAGGAACTCAAGATAATCCAAAAGTAAAAGTAGGAAGAAAAACAGAAGATCTAGAGGAAACAAAAGATACTGAATAA
- the rpmA gene encoding 50S ribosomal protein L27 produces MAHKKGVGSSKNGRESESKRLGVKIYGGQAAIAGNIIVRQRGSKHNPGENVYISKDHTLHAKVDGVVKFQKKRDNKSYVSIIPFEA; encoded by the coding sequence ATGGCTCACAAGAAAGGTGTCGGTAGTTCGAAGAATGGTAGAGAATCAGAATCAAAACGTCTAGGCGTTAAGATTTATGGTGGTCAAGCTGCTATTGCTGGAAACATCATCGTTAGACAAAGAGGTTCAAAACACAATCCAGGTGAAAACGTTTACATTAGTAAAGATCACACTTTACATGCAAAAGTTGATGGAGTTGTTAAGTTCCAAAAGAAAAGAGATAACAAATCTTATGTATCTATTATCCCATTCGAGGCATAA
- the rplU gene encoding 50S ribosomal protein L21, with protein sequence MYAIVEIAGQQFKVSKDLKVYVHRLANEEGSKVSFDKVLLLDDNGNVTLGAPAIEGASVEAKVLQHLKGDKVIVFKKKRRKGYKKRNGHRQYLTQIVIEGITAAGGTKKAAAKKAVVAEDAAATEEVEAAPKAKKAAAPKAKKEATKE encoded by the coding sequence ATGTATGCAATCGTAGAGATAGCAGGGCAACAATTTAAAGTAAGCAAAGACTTAAAGGTTTATGTTCACCGTTTAGCTAATGAAGAAGGTTCAAAAGTTTCTTTTGACAAAGTTCTTTTATTAGATGATAACGGAAATGTAACTTTAGGCGCCCCAGCTATAGAAGGTGCTTCAGTAGAAGCTAAAGTGTTACAACACTTAAAAGGTGATAAAGTTATCGTTTTCAAAAAGAAAAGAAGAAAAGGATACAAAAAAAGAAATGGTCACAGACAATATCTTACACAAATTGTAATTGAAGGTATTACTGCAGCTGGAGGAACTAAAAAAGCAGCAGCTAAAAAAGCAGTTGTAGCAGAAGATGCAGCAGCTACTGAAGAAGTAGAAGCAGCTCCAAAAGCAAAAAAAGCAGCAGCTCCAAAAGCAAAAAAAGAAGCTACTAAAGAATAA
- a CDS encoding M16 family metallopeptidase, whose translation MKNSIMMLSAALMLGGTAHAQKVAFEEYNLDNGMHVILHNDPSAPVVITSVMYHVGSKDERPDRTGFAHFFEHLLFEGTQNIKRGEWMKIVTANGGVNNANTSDDRTYYYEVFPSNNLELGLWMESERLMHPIINKIGVETQNEVVKEEKRMRYDNQPYGNILPEVKKNMFKNHPYRWTTIGSMKDLDAATLEEFQAFNKKFYTPNNAVLVVAGDFDKTKAKEWIQKYFGPIPKGEVVKKQTYTEEPITQTIKATYEDPNIQIPMVVASYRTPSMKTRDARVLDLISSYLSDGKSSKLYKKIVDDKKMALQIGAVGFSQEDYGTYILYGLPMAPNTTADILKEIDEEIVKIQTDLISEKDYEKLQNKFDNNFVNANSSVEGIAENLASYYLLYGDVNLINTEIDIYHSITREEIREVAKKYLNPNQRLILDYIPSPKSQN comes from the coding sequence ATGAAAAATTCAATAATGATGTTAAGTGCGGCACTAATGCTTGGCGGAACTGCTCATGCTCAAAAGGTAGCTTTTGAAGAATACAATTTAGATAACGGCATGCATGTTATCCTGCATAACGATCCTTCGGCACCTGTAGTAATTACTTCTGTAATGTATCACGTGGGTTCAAAAGACGAACGTCCGGATCGTACGGGTTTTGCGCACTTTTTCGAGCATTTGTTATTTGAAGGCACACAAAATATCAAACGCGGCGAATGGATGAAAATCGTTACTGCAAACGGTGGTGTAAATAACGCTAATACATCTGATGATAGAACGTATTACTACGAAGTTTTCCCATCAAACAACTTAGAATTGGGTTTATGGATGGAATCTGAACGATTAATGCATCCTATTATTAATAAAATTGGAGTTGAAACGCAGAATGAAGTCGTTAAAGAAGAAAAAAGAATGCGTTACGACAATCAGCCATACGGAAATATTCTGCCTGAGGTGAAAAAGAATATGTTCAAAAATCATCCTTACCGCTGGACAACCATTGGTTCGATGAAGGATTTAGATGCCGCAACATTAGAAGAATTTCAGGCATTCAACAAAAAGTTTTATACACCAAATAATGCTGTTTTAGTAGTTGCCGGAGATTTCGACAAAACGAAAGCAAAAGAATGGATTCAGAAATATTTTGGTCCAATTCCGAAAGGCGAAGTCGTGAAGAAACAAACTTATACTGAAGAACCAATCACACAAACCATAAAAGCAACTTACGAAGACCCAAACATTCAAATTCCGATGGTTGTCGCTTCCTACAGAACGCCATCTATGAAAACCAGAGATGCAAGAGTTTTGGATTTGATTTCTTCTTATTTAAGTGATGGAAAAAGCTCTAAACTGTATAAGAAAATTGTAGACGACAAAAAAATGGCGCTTCAAATTGGCGCAGTTGGTTTTAGCCAGGAAGATTACGGAACTTATATTTTATACGGATTACCAATGGCGCCAAATACAACTGCCGACATTTTAAAAGAAATTGACGAAGAAATCGTAAAAATTCAAACCGATTTGATTTCTGAGAAAGATTACGAAAAATTACAAAACAAATTCGACAATAATTTTGTCAATGCCAATTCAAGCGTAGAAGGAATTGCCGAAAATCTAGCATCATACTACCTTTTGTATGGCGATGTGAATTTAATAAATACCGAAATCGACATTTACCATTCTATTACCAGAGAAGAAATTAGAGAAGTTGCCAAGAAATATCTAAACCCTAATCAGCGATTAATTTTAGATTATATTCCTTCTCCAAAGTCTCAAAACTAA
- a CDS encoding M16 family metallopeptidase — protein MKYIHTFLILFFLTGIMQAQDRPQPKPGNPPVVNIKKPQTFVLANGMKVLVVENHKLPRVSFNLTLDNAPFTEGNKKGVDELTSSLIGNGTKKTSKEAFNEEIDFYGANINFTSQGAFASSLSKYSGRVLELLAEGALQPNFTQTEFDKEKAKLLEGLKADEKSVPAIANRVVDVLTFGRNHPLGEYLSEETVKNVTLADVQNNYNTYFVPENAYLVIIGDVKLKEVKPAVEKLFSGWKKQAAPKNSYPDPQRAANLQIDFVDVPNAVQSEIALANTVNLRMSDPDFFPAVIANQILGGDFNSYLNMNLREQHAWTYGANSSIGSGKYVAKFKAASAVRNTVTDSAVVQFIKEIKRIRTEKVSDEVLKNVKAGYIGRFVMQVEKPQAVARYALNIETEKLPADFYEKYIQTINNVTPDDIYRVANKYFLLDNMRIVIVGKGSDVIAGLEKLQIPIHYYDRYGNPVEKPAVKKEAPTNVTAKTVFENYIKAIGGEKAVTAVKTLYMNGGTTIPQAPGPLTFVSKLDSKGKMMVSLSMGTMNLMKQVVNDKGAYIEQQGKRKNLEGDDLKEMKANAAPFEELQLVKRTDLKVQGIEPINGSDAYAIKDGNTIHYYDIKSGLKVAKSKIREQGGKSVTQITNFNDYREVKGVKVPFNLVQNVGFELDIKMSDIKINEDVSDADFQ, from the coding sequence ATGAAATATATACATACTTTTTTAATCCTTTTTTTCCTAACTGGAATTATGCAAGCACAAGATCGTCCACAACCAAAACCAGGAAACCCGCCAGTAGTCAACATCAAAAAGCCTCAGACTTTTGTTTTGGCAAATGGTATGAAAGTTTTAGTTGTTGAAAACCATAAATTACCTCGAGTAAGTTTCAACCTGACATTAGACAATGCTCCTTTTACCGAAGGAAACAAAAAAGGTGTCGACGAACTTACCAGCAGTTTAATTGGTAACGGAACCAAAAAAACATCAAAAGAAGCTTTTAATGAAGAAATTGACTTTTATGGAGCCAATATCAACTTTACTTCGCAAGGTGCTTTTGCCAGCTCGCTTTCTAAATACTCAGGCCGTGTTTTAGAACTTTTAGCAGAAGGCGCTTTACAGCCAAACTTCACGCAGACTGAATTTGACAAAGAAAAAGCTAAATTATTAGAAGGGCTTAAAGCCGATGAAAAAAGCGTTCCTGCAATCGCAAACCGAGTGGTCGACGTTTTAACTTTTGGAAGAAACCATCCATTAGGAGAATATCTTTCTGAAGAAACCGTGAAAAATGTCACACTTGCCGATGTTCAAAATAACTACAATACCTATTTTGTTCCAGAAAATGCTTATTTAGTAATCATTGGAGATGTAAAACTAAAAGAAGTAAAACCGGCTGTAGAAAAACTTTTCAGCGGATGGAAAAAACAAGCAGCTCCAAAAAACAGCTATCCTGATCCGCAGAGAGCAGCAAATCTTCAAATTGATTTTGTAGATGTTCCAAATGCCGTTCAGTCTGAAATTGCTTTGGCCAATACCGTAAATTTACGAATGAGCGATCCTGATTTCTTTCCGGCTGTAATTGCCAATCAGATTTTAGGAGGCGATTTCAACAGTTATTTAAACATGAATTTACGCGAACAGCACGCTTGGACATACGGCGCAAATTCGAGCATTGGAAGCGGAAAATACGTAGCAAAATTCAAAGCGGCATCGGCGGTTAGAAATACGGTTACAGACAGCGCTGTGGTTCAGTTTATAAAAGAAATCAAAAGAATCAGAACCGAAAAAGTGTCTGATGAAGTTCTGAAAAATGTAAAAGCCGGATATATTGGCCGTTTTGTAATGCAGGTTGAAAAACCACAAGCAGTGGCACGTTATGCATTGAACATTGAAACCGAAAAACTTCCAGCAGATTTCTACGAAAAATACATTCAAACTATAAACAATGTAACTCCTGACGATATTTATCGTGTGGCCAACAAATATTTCCTTTTGGATAATATGCGAATTGTTATTGTGGGCAAAGGTTCTGACGTAATCGCAGGTTTGGAAAAACTACAAATTCCGATTCATTATTATGACAGATACGGTAATCCTGTTGAAAAACCAGCTGTTAAAAAAGAAGCTCCAACAAACGTTACCGCTAAAACTGTTTTTGAAAACTACATTAAAGCTATTGGCGGAGAAAAAGCCGTTACTGCTGTAAAAACGCTTTATATGAACGGAGGAACAACTATTCCGCAGGCTCCTGGACCATTGACTTTTGTTTCAAAATTAGATTCTAAAGGAAAAATGATGGTTTCACTTTCTATGGGAACCATGAATTTAATGAAGCAGGTTGTAAACGACAAAGGCGCTTATATTGAACAACAAGGAAAACGCAAAAACCTTGAAGGCGATGATCTTAAAGAAATGAAAGCAAACGCTGCTCCTTTTGAAGAATTGCAGTTAGTTAAAAGAACAGATCTTAAAGTACAAGGCATCGAACCCATTAACGGAAGTGATGCTTATGCTATAAAAGATGGAAATACGATTCATTATTACGATATAAAATCAGGATTAAAAGTAGCGAAATCGAAAATTCGCGAGCAAGGCGGAAAATCAGTTACGCAAATCACTAATTTCAACGATTACAGAGAAGTTAAAGGCGTGAAAGTTCCTTTTAACCTTGTACAAAACGTTGGTTTTGAATTGGATATTAAAATGTCTGATATCAAAATTAACGAAGATGTCTCTGATGCAGATTTTCAATAA